One Nicotiana sylvestris chromosome 12, ASM39365v2, whole genome shotgun sequence genomic window carries:
- the LOC104247352 gene encoding uncharacterized protein: MAGLTSLKLSLFPNSSALSSSSSLSFPSSKPFLVSTRIFHRTSHRFPKIYAYSSNDIKVGSNIEVDGAPCKVIEFLHVKPGKGAAFVRTTLRNYVTGNTVEKTFRAGSKIEEANIYKETKQFTYKDGAQFVFMDLTSYEEYRLNEKDVGDKAKFLKEGMDCSLLFWNGKVIDFELPITVKLTVVDVDPGLKGDTAQGGSKPATVDTGAVINVPLFIGRGEEILVDTRNGQYMSRAKEA, translated from the exons ATGGCGGGACTAACCAGTCTCAAGCTATCTCTGTTTCCCAATTCCTCTGCActctcctcctcttcttctctcTCCTTCCCATCCTCAAAGCCATTCCTCGTTTCAACCCGAATTTTCCACAGAACATCCCACCGTTTCCCTA AGATATATGCGTATTCTAGCAATGATATTAAAGTAGGCAGCAACATTGAAGTGGATGGAGCTCCTTGCAAGGTTATAG AGTTTCTTCATGTAAAGCCTGGGAAAGGGGCTGCATTTGTGAGGACCACATTGCGCAATTATGTAACAGGGAACACCGTTGAGAAAACTTTCCGAGCTGGAAGTAAG ATAGAAGAGGCAAATATCTACAAGGAAACAAAGCAATTCACTTACAAAGATGGTGCCCAGTTTGTCTTCATGGATCTG ACCAGTTATGAAGAATATCGTCTAAATGAAAAAGATGTTGGAGATAAAGCAAAGTTTCTAAAAGAGGGCATGGACTGCAGTTTGCTTTTCTGGAATGGAAAG GTGATCGACTTTGAATTGCCTATAACAGTGAAGTTGACAGTGGTGGATGTTGATCCAGGTCTCAAAGGTGACACTGCACAAG GTGGATCAAAGCCAGCAACCGTTGACACCGGTGCAGTTATTAATGTTCCGTTATTCATAGGAAGGGGAGAGGAAATTTTGGTGGATACTAGAAACGGACAATACATGAGTCGCGCAAAGGAGGCTTGA
- the LOC138883953 gene encoding tropomyosin-like: MNKVQSMADGWKSKMDRVSSEKEITQAKLTSVEVQLWVAKEEADKRSQLNNELRAELSSERDALGKEYEAIKSKLDTTSADVEEMVAQYKADVEAAEACLKTNAEYIRRLSRRETLKEIHARGFDLLSEIEEAKKLEVEAKKLSETEGAEDSEGSEESEGSNDSGAESGPDEDQA; encoded by the coding sequence ATGAACAAGGTCCAATCCATGGCCGATGGTTGGAAGAGCAAAATGGACCGGGTGTCTTCGGAGAAGGAAATCACCCAGGCAAAGCTGACATCGGTAGAGGTTCAACTTTGGGTAGCGAAGGAGGAAGCCGACAAGCGATCCCAACTAAATAATGAACTCCGAGCAGAACTGAGCTCGGAACGGGACGCCCTTGGTAAGGAATATGAGGCAATAAAGTCCAAGTTGGACACGACTTCAGCCGATGTCGAAGAGATGGTGGCCCAGTATAAGGCCGATGTCGAAGCAGCTGAGGCCTGCTTAAAGACCAATGCTGAATATATAAGGCGGCTATCCCGAAGGGAGACCCTCAAAGAGATCCATGCTCGAGGCTTCGACCTGTTGTCCGAGATAGAGGAGGCTAAGAAGCTTGAGGTTGAGGCAAAGAAACTTTCTGAGACCGAGGGTGCAGAGGACTCTGAAGGTTCCGAGGAATCCGAAGGCTCTAACGATTCTGGTGCCGAATCAGGCCCCGATGAAGATCAGGCATGA